The Dokdonia sp. 4H-3-7-5 genomic interval GATGCGTCACTTGAAAAAGTGGTAAAACGTGCAGAAGAACTTGCAAAGCTTGCTCCAGAAAACCCTGAGTTTATGCAGCCACTAGGGCCGCAAACGTATGACGAGTCTAAAACGTACGTAGAAGCTACGGCAAATATGACTCCGGAGTATAGAGCACAAGTAGCAGAGAGCAGCATACAACCTGCCAAAGAAAATGATGTAACCGCAGCTGGTTTTCTAGATGGTGGTGCGGGCTTTAGCGCGATGATGAATTCTAACGGATTGTTTGCTTATAACAAGTCGACTAACGTTGAGTTTACAGTAACCATGCGATCTAACGATGGTACGGGTTCTGGATGGGTTACAAGAGATTTTAATGATGTGTCAAAATTTGACGCAGCAGAAGCTTCAAAAGTTGCTATTGATAAGGCAGTAATGTCTCGCGAGGCAAAAGCAATCGAGCCAGGTAAGTACACCGTGATTCTTGAGCCATCTGCTGGATTGGGACTACTAGAAGGCTTAGGTCGTTCTATAAGTGCACGATCTGCAGATGAGGGAAGAAGCTTTATGTCTAAAGAAGGTGGAGGCACTAAGATGGGTGTCAAAATTGTAGATGAGCGTGTAAACCTATGGTCAGACCCTCTTAATGAAGAAGTGCCAGCAGGTACTTGGAATGGAGAAGGGCAGCCGCTTAAAAAGACAAGCTGGATAGAAAACGGAGTGGTAAAAAACCTTGCGTATGATCGTTTC includes:
- a CDS encoding TldD/PmbA family protein; this encodes MGIFSKEEAKKVMEKAMSFSTADACVINLGGSESGNIRYARNSVSTSGHQSNQSLAVTASFGKKSGTATIDEFDDASLEKVVKRAEELAKLAPENPEFMQPLGPQTYDESKTYVEATANMTPEYRAQVAESSIQPAKENDVTAAGFLDGGAGFSAMMNSNGLFAYNKSTNVEFTVTMRSNDGTGSGWVTRDFNDVSKFDAAEASKVAIDKAVMSREAKAIEPGKYTVILEPSAGLGLLEGLGRSISARSADEGRSFMSKEGGGTKMGVKIVDERVNLWSDPLNEEVPAGTWNGEGQPLKKTSWIENGVVKNLAYDRFWAQEKGVEPVPFPSNFIMGGGDASLEDLIKSTKKGILVTRLWYIRSVDPQTLLYTGLTRDGTFYIENGKIKYPVKNFRFNESPIIMLNNLETLGKQVRVDGSLIPYMKIRDFTFTSLSDAV